CTTGGCGATTTGCATTCCAAGCTTTTTGGTTTCCACCAGGGAAGCCCCGTTCTGCAGTTGGAAAATTCCCATCCCATAGCCTTGATCCTCATCGGGGATAAAGGCTGTAGGAAGGATGGTGAAGGCGAAGCTGGTCACCACGATTCCTACAACCAATCCAGCCAGCACGATGCGGCGGGCTTGGATCATTCGTTTGAGGATCTTTGAGTAGCTGGTTTCGAGACGCTCGAAATTGCTGTTAAACACCTTGAAGATCAGCGGCAGGTTCGCACCCGCGAGAGCACCGATCACAATGCCAGCGATGTAAGTCCAGTTTCCAAAGGAAGCTGCACTAAAGCGGCCAAAGGCCAAGCCCACGATCACGCCCACCACAATCCAGCTGCGCCCCTTGGGTTCCGGTGGTTTTTTCTGCGAAAGGATCAGACCCGAGAGCATGGGTGAAAACGTCAGGGCATTAAAGGCAGAGATGGCAACCGAAAAGGCGATCGTGAGTGCGAACTGCTTGTAGATGATCCCGGTTCCACCGGGATAAAAGGCAACCGGTACAAACACCGCCATCAGCACGAGGGCGGTTGCAAGGAGTGCACCGAAGAGTTCGCCCATGCAAGCGAGTGCTGCCTCGCGGGGCTTCATTCCCTTCTCGATGTTGGTGGAGACGGCTTCGATCACCACGATGGCGTCATCCACGACGAGGCCTGTTGCTAGTACGAGACCCAGCAGCGTGAGCTGATTAATCGAAAATCCGAAAACGTTGAGGAATGCGAATGTTCCCACGAGAGAAATCGGAATCGCCAGGCTGGGCACCACGGTGGCGCGCCAGTTCTGTAGAAAAAGAAACAGGATGATTAGAACCAGCACGATGGCAAGTCCGAGAGCGTCAATCACTCCATCCACGGAGGATTCGATGAATTGGCCGATGTTATAAATCTGATCAATCGTGACGCCAGGAGGCAACGTGCTTCTGAATTGGTTGATTTGATCAACGACTGCTTCAGAGACGTCGAGAGCATTGCTGGCAGGGGTCTGATAGACAGCAATTGTGAGCGCTTCGTGTCCGTTTTGATCAACAGCCTGCGCAGAGAAGGTGTTGCTCCCGTAGCGCACTTCGCCGACATCCTTCAGTTTGAGCAGATTGCCAGATGGCGAGCGGCTGAGGATGAGATTGTTGAAGTCATCGATGGAGATAAGGTTGCCGTTGTTTTTCACCACAATCGGATAGGTGAAGGCTTGATCGCCTGAGGCCGGCGGGCCTCCAACAAGTCCTCCAACAGCCACACTATTTTGAGACTTAACTTGATTGATGACGTCTTCGGATGTGAGTTTGTTGGCTGCAAGCTTGTTGGGATCAACAAACAGCCAAAATGCTGGAGTGGCGCCTCCGATGATATTGACTGTGGCAACACCCTCCACCCGAGAGAGTGGGTAATAGAGTTGTTCGTAGACGAGTCCATTTAAATAGGCTGCATCAAATTGCCCTTTGCTGGAACTCACTTCATAGGCAAGCAGGATCGACGGGTTGCTCTGCTTAACGGATACACCTAATTCGCTTACTTGTTCTGGGAGCTGGGGGTTGGCCAGAGAAACACGGTTCTGGACATTGACTTGATCAATATCGATATCAGTTGACTGATCGAAATAGACATTGACTGTGCTATTGCCTGTCATGTCTGTGTTCGAGGAGATGTAGCTCACTCCGGGAACGCCATTGATCTGTTGTTCCAATGGATTCGTTACCGCTTGCTCGGTGACCTCCGCATTGGCGCCTCCATAGTTTGCGATGACCTGGATGAGAGGATCGGCAATGTTTGGCAGGTAGGCGATGGGCAGCATCGGGATCGAGATCATCCCAACGAGCACAATCAAAATGCTGCAGACCGTAGTCAGAACTGGTCGCTTGATGAAATTGTCGGAAAAGGCCATCGGTTCAGTTGGCTCCCACTGAAACCTTCACAGGCATGCCGCTGCGAAGTCGACTTGTGTTGCTAATCGCCACTTTGTCCCCGGATTTGAGTCCTGATATCACCGGATAGAGATTGTTTTGTAGATCCCCGAGCTGTACTTTAGTTTGAAGCACAATTGGTGTATTTCCTGGAAGCTTTTCCAATGTTTTTAACGCTTTAGCCGTTGTGTTAGGTGAGCGTTTGATTGTCGGTAGCGCCTTGCTGATGGGTACTACCTCATAGACGAAAGGCTGTTGGGCTTGCATCATCACGGCCTGCACCGGTACCGCCAACCGCTCGCTTGATCCGGTAATAATTTCGGAGGTCACGTATTGGCCTGTCTTTAATTGTCCGGTGAGGTTGGGAAACTCTGCCTTCACCATCAGTGTGTTGGGAGGACTGCCAGCTTTGGGAATTGCGTAGTAGGGCGATACAAATGTGATTGTGCCTTGACCGGTGACTTGCGGGGTGGATTGAGATGCGAGCCGCACTGGTTGTCCCACTTTCACTTGGGATGCCTGCGCTGCGGGAATTTCCATCAAGGTCCAGAGAGTTGAGTTGTCAACAATCCCTGTGATGATGTCTCCAGTTTTCACGTAATCGCCAATTTTTACGGTGTCCAAGTCACCGATAATCCCGTTAATTGGAGACCGTACAAATTTGTAGTTAAGGGTGGCCTTGTCGGCGATGGCTTGATCTCTTGATGAGATCGCTTTCGTGACGAAGGAATCACGGCGTTTTGCTGAAGTGGCTCCTTGTTCGTAAAGGTATTGGTATCGGTCAGCATTCACTCTGTCGTAACGAGCTTGTGCTTGAGATGCATCGAATTGAGCACTCTGTTGTGTGTTGTCGAGCACAAGAATTACTTGACCTGCTTGAACTTGATCTCCTTCTCTGACAAGTTTTTTGATCACCCGACCATCTGTTTCAGGGCTGAGGGTCACATTGGTGGTGGATTCAAGGGGGCTTACGGCTTTGATGCTTGGTTTGAAGTTGCCCTGGGAGATCGTTGCAGTCTTGATGGATAAAAGGGTTGGCCCTGATTTCTTGCTCTGCCCGCATGCTGCAAGCGCAACCGAGAGAGTCAGCACGACAACAAAAGAGCCCCGCACAATGCAACCGATAGTTCCGCGGACCATACCTCTTATTGAGGACCAGTGACGCCCTGGCTTCTCCCTCAGTCCCTATCGGGGAACATCAGGTCCTGCAGTGA
The window above is part of the Synechococcus sp. WH 8020 genome. Proteins encoded here:
- a CDS encoding efflux RND transporter permease subunit; this translates as MAFSDNFIKRPVLTTVCSILIVLVGMISIPMLPIAYLPNIADPLIQVIANYGGANAEVTEQAVTNPLEQQINGVPGVSYISSNTDMTGNSTVNVYFDQSTDIDIDQVNVQNRVSLANPQLPEQVSELGVSVKQSNPSILLAYEVSSSKGQFDAAYLNGLVYEQLYYPLSRVEGVATVNIIGGATPAFWLFVDPNKLAANKLTSEDVINQVKSQNSVAVGGLVGGPPASGDQAFTYPIVVKNNGNLISIDDFNNLILSRSPSGNLLKLKDVGEVRYGSNTFSAQAVDQNGHEALTIAVYQTPASNALDVSEAVVDQINQFRSTLPPGVTIDQIYNIGQFIESSVDGVIDALGLAIVLVLIILFLFLQNWRATVVPSLAIPISLVGTFAFLNVFGFSINQLTLLGLVLATGLVVDDAIVVIEAVSTNIEKGMKPREAALACMGELFGALLATALVLMAVFVPVAFYPGGTGIIYKQFALTIAFSVAISAFNALTFSPMLSGLILSQKKPPEPKGRSWIVVGVIVGLAFGRFSAASFGNWTYIAGIVIGALAGANLPLIFKVFNSNFERLETSYSKILKRMIQARRIVLAGLVVGIVVTSFAFTILPTAFIPDEDQGYGMGIFQLQNGASLVETKKLGMQIAKVLSEEDDVANASIINGFGFNGSSPDQGVFFFGLQPLAERKGAEHSSDAIVKRLNAKLIQLSDGLAKASGPPAVPGFSPQGGFYFQFNDLSNGTYSFNDLSNLSGQLIKTANASGDFSNVYTQFTPSAPAIGLNINREVMYALNVDFQEAMDTISALAGNSYSGITYESGQVRNIYVQGTPNQRQNIDDILSFYVRSKDGDLVQVSQFAEAELSSAPPIISHYDLNRTVLIQGAEAIGKSSGQALSKIQQLFNAENYTNIGSAFTGLAALQLSAGNASILVFGLGVLIVYLVLSAQYESYITPVIILATVPLAMLGALAFLAIRSIDLNIYAQIGLVTLIGLAAKNGILIVEVAEQKLKEGKSTVIAVVESAESRLRPILMTAIAALAGFLPLVVANGAGASAQQSLGTVIFGGLIVATVLSVGVVPPVYVLIKDLESRLLSPRT
- a CDS encoding efflux RND transporter periplasmic adaptor subunit — protein: MVRGTIGCIVRGSFVVVLTLSVALAACGQSKKSGPTLLSIKTATISQGNFKPSIKAVSPLESTTNVTLSPETDGRVIKKLVREGDQVQAGQVILVLDNTQQSAQFDASQAQARYDRVNADRYQYLYEQGATSAKRRDSFVTKAISSRDQAIADKATLNYKFVRSPINGIIGDLDTVKIGDYVKTGDIITGIVDNSTLWTLMEIPAAQASQVKVGQPVRLASQSTPQVTGQGTITFVSPYYAIPKAGSPPNTLMVKAEFPNLTGQLKTGQYVTSEIITGSSERLAVPVQAVMMQAQQPFVYEVVPISKALPTIKRSPNTTAKALKTLEKLPGNTPIVLQTKVQLGDLQNNLYPVISGLKSGDKVAISNTSRLRSGMPVKVSVGAN